In Escherichia ruysiae, a genomic segment contains:
- the prpE gene encoding propionate--CoA ligase — protein MSFSEFYQRSINEPEQFWAEQAQRIDWQTPFTQTLDHSNPPFARWFCEGRTNLCHNAIDRWLEKQPEALALIAVSSETEEERTFTFRQLHDEVNAVASMLRSLGVQRGDRVLVYMPMIAEAHITLLACARIGAIHSVVFGGFASHSVAARIDDAKPVLIVSADAGARGGKIIPYKKLLDDAISQAQHQPRHVLLVDRGLAKMARVSGRDVDFASLRHQHIGARVPVAWLESNETSCILYTSGTTGKPKGVQRDVGGYAVALATSMETIFGGKAGGVFFCASDIGWVVGHSYIVYAPLLAGMATIVYEGLPTWPDCGVWWKIVEKYQVSRMFSAPTAIRVLKKFPTAEIRKHDLSSLEVLYLAGEPLDEPTASWVSNTLDVPVIDNYWQTESGWPIMAIARGLDDRPTRLGSPGVPMYGYNVQLLNEVTGEPCGVNEKGMLVVEGPLPPGCIQTIWGDDDRFVKTYWSLFSRPVYATFDWGIRDADGYHFILGRTDDVINVAGHRLGTREIEESISSHPGVAEVAVVGVKDALKGQVAVAFVIPKESDSLEDREVAHSQEKAIMALVDSQIGNFGRPAHVWFVSQLPKTRSGKMLRRTIQAICEGRDPGDLTTIDDPSSLDQIRQAMEE, from the coding sequence ATGTCTTTTAGCGAATTTTATCAGCGTTCGATTAACGAACCGGAGCAGTTCTGGGCTGAGCAGGCTCAGCGTATTGACTGGCAGACGCCCTTTACACAAACGCTCGATCACAGCAATCCGCCGTTTGCCCGTTGGTTTTGTGAAGGCCGAACCAACTTGTGCCACAACGCCATCGACCGCTGGCTGGAAAAACAGCCAGAGGCGCTGGCGCTGATTGCCGTCTCTTCGGAAACAGAAGAAGAGCGCACCTTTACCTTTCGCCAGCTTCATGACGAAGTAAACGCGGTGGCGTCAATGCTGCGCTCACTGGGTGTGCAGCGTGGCGATCGGGTGCTGGTGTATATGCCGATGATTGCCGAAGCGCATATTACCCTGCTGGCCTGTGCGCGCATTGGCGCTATTCACTCGGTAGTGTTTGGTGGTTTTGCCTCGCACAGCGTGGCGGCGCGGATTGATGACGCTAAACCGGTGTTGATTGTCTCGGCAGATGCCGGAGCGCGCGGCGGCAAAATCATTCCCTATAAAAAATTGCTCGACGATGCGATAAGCCAGGCGCAGCACCAGCCGCGCCACGTTTTGCTGGTGGATCGCGGGCTGGCGAAAATGGCGCGCGTCAGCGGGCGGGATGTCGATTTCGCGTCGTTGCGCCATCAGCACATCGGCGCGCGGGTGCCGGTGGCGTGGCTGGAATCCAACGAAACCTCCTGCATTCTCTACACCTCCGGCACGACCGGCAAACCTAAAGGCGTGCAGCGTGACGTCGGCGGTTATGCGGTGGCGCTGGCGACCTCGATGGAAACCATTTTTGGCGGCAAAGCGGGTGGCGTGTTCTTTTGCGCGTCGGATATCGGCTGGGTGGTAGGGCATTCGTATATCGTCTACGCGCCGCTGCTGGCGGGGATGGCGACCATTGTTTACGAAGGATTGCCGACCTGGCCTGACTGCGGCGTGTGGTGGAAAATCGTCGAGAAATATCAGGTGAGCCGGATGTTCTCAGCGCCGACCGCCATTCGCGTGCTGAAAAAATTCCCTACCGCTGAAATTCGCAAACACGATCTTTCGTCGCTGGAAGTGCTCTATCTGGCAGGAGAACCGCTGGACGAGCCGACAGCCAGTTGGGTGAGCAATACGCTGGATGTGCCGGTGATCGACAACTATTGGCAGACCGAATCCGGCTGGCCGATTATGGCGATTGCTCGCGGTCTGGACGACAGGCCGACGCGGCTGGGAAGCCCCGGCGTGCCGATGTATGGCTACAACGTGCAGTTGCTCAATGAAGTCACTGGCGAGCCGTGCGGCGTCAACGAGAAAGGGATGCTGGTGGTGGAAGGACCGTTACCACCGGGCTGTATTCAGACCATCTGGGGCGACGACGACCGCTTTGTGAAGACTTACTGGTCGCTGTTTTCCCGTCCGGTTTACGCCACGTTTGACTGGGGTATCCGCGACGCTGACGGTTATCACTTTATTCTCGGGCGTACCGACGATGTGATTAACGTTGCCGGGCATCGGCTGGGCACGCGCGAGATTGAAGAGAGTATTTCCAGTCATCCGGGCGTTGCCGAAGTAGCGGTGGTTGGGGTGAAAGATGCGCTGAAAGGGCAGGTGGCGGTGGCGTTTGTCATTCCGAAAGAGAGCGATAGTCTGGAAGACCGTGAGGTGGCGCACTCGCAAGAGAAGGCGATTATGGCGCTGGTGGACAGCCAGATTGGCAACTTTGGCCGCCCGGCGCACGTCTGGTTTGTCTCGCAATTGCCAAAAACGCGATCCGGAAAAATGCTGCGCCGCACGATCCAGGCGATTTGCGAAGGACGCGATCCGGGGGATCTGACGACCATTGATGATCCTTCATCGTTGGATCAGATCCGCCAGGCGATGGAAGAGTAA
- the prpD gene encoding 2-methylcitrate dehydratase yields the protein MSAQINNIRPEFDREIIDIVDYVMNFEISSRVAYDTAHYCLLDTLGCGLEALEYPACKKLLGPIVPGTVVPNGVRVPGTQFQLDPVQAAFNIGAMIRWLDFNDTWLAAEWGHPSDNLGGILATADWLSRNAVASGKAPLTMKQVLTAMIKAHEIQGCIALENSFNRVGLDHVLLVKVASTAVVAEMLGLTREEILNAVSLAWVDGQSLRTYRHAPNTGTRKSWAAGDATSRAVRLALMAKTGEMGYPSALTAPVWGFYDVSFKGESFRFQRPYGSYVMENVLFKISFPAEFHSQTAVEAAMTLYEQMQAVGKTAADIEKVTIRTHEACIRIIDKKGPLNNPADRDHCIQYMVAIPLLFGRLTAADYEDNVAQDKRIDALREKINCFEDPAFTADYHDPEKRAIANAITLEFTDGTRFEEVVVEYPIGHARRRQDGIPKLVDKFKINLARQFPTRQQQRILDVSLDRTRLEQMPVNEYLDLYVI from the coding sequence ATGTCAGCTCAAATCAACAACATCCGCCCGGAATTCGACCGCGAAATTATTGATATCGTCGATTACGTAATGAACTTCGAAATCAGCTCCAGAGTGGCCTACGACACCGCACATTACTGCCTGCTCGACACTCTCGGCTGCGGTCTGGAAGCTCTCGAATACCCGGCCTGTAAAAAACTGCTGGGGCCAATTGTCCCCGGCACCGTCGTACCTAACGGCGTGCGCGTCCCCGGAACTCAGTTCCAGCTCGACCCCGTCCAGGCGGCATTTAACATCGGCGCGATGATCCGTTGGCTCGATTTCAACGATACCTGGCTGGCGGCGGAGTGGGGCCATCCTTCCGACAACCTCGGCGGCATTCTGGCAACGGCGGACTGGCTTTCGCGCAACGCGGTCGCCAGCGGCAAAGCGCCGTTGACCATGAAACAGGTGCTGACCGCAATGATCAAAGCCCATGAAATTCAGGGCTGTATTGCACTGGAAAACTCCTTTAACCGCGTCGGCCTCGACCACGTTCTGTTAGTGAAAGTGGCTTCCACCGCCGTGGTCGCCGAAATGCTCGGCCTGACCCGCGAGGAAATCCTCAACGCCGTTTCGCTGGCGTGGGTAGACGGTCAGTCGCTGCGCACCTATCGCCATGCGCCGAACACCGGCACGCGCAAATCCTGGGCGGCGGGCGATGCCACTTCCCGCGCGGTACGTCTGGCACTGATGGCGAAAACCGGCGAAATGGGTTATCCGTCAGCCCTGACCGCGCCGGTGTGGGGCTTCTACGACGTCTCCTTTAAAGGCGAGTCGTTCCGTTTCCAGCGCCCGTATGGTTCCTACGTTATGGAAAATGTGCTGTTCAAAATCTCCTTCCCGGCGGAGTTCCACTCCCAGACGGCAGTTGAAGCGGCGATGACGCTCTATGAACAGATGCAGGCAGTAGGCAAAACGGCGGCGGATATCGAAAAAGTGACCATTCGCACCCACGAAGCCTGTATTCGCATCATCGACAAAAAAGGGCCGCTCAATAACCCGGCAGACCGCGATCACTGCATTCAGTACATGGTGGCGATCCCGCTGCTGTTCGGGCGCTTAACGGCGGCAGATTACGAAGATAACGTTGCGCAAGATAAACGCATCGATGCCCTGCGCGAGAAGATCAATTGCTTTGAAGATCCGGCATTTACCGCTGACTACCACGATCCGGAAAAACGCGCTATCGCCAATGCCATTACCCTTGAGTTCACCGACGGCACGCGCTTTGAAGAAGTGGTGGTGGAGTACCCAATTGGTCATGCTCGCCGCCGTCAGGATGGCATTCCGAAGCTGGTCGATAAATTCAAAATCAATCTCGCGCGCCAGTTCCCGACTCGCCAGCAGCAGCGCATTCTGGACGTTTCTCTCGACAGAACTCGCCTGGAACAGATGCCGGTCAATGAGTATCTCGACCTGTACGTCATTTAA